Proteins from a genomic interval of Mycobacterium conspicuum:
- a CDS encoding FAD-binding oxidoreductase, protein MSALPAGRHLFRSDDGYESARRATVWHQRVPDRYPEVIVQAVDADDIVAGLRYAKANGLKVSVVSGGHSFAANHLRDGSVLLDVSRLDHATIDAENSTAVAGPGKGGSLLMADLQEQGLFFPGGHCKGVCLGGYLLQGGYGWNSRIYGPAVESVIGVDVITADGEQLHCDADNHPDLYWAARGAGPGFFGVVTSYHLKLYPRPAVCGTSVYLYPFDLADEVFTWARAVGAEVDPRVELQAVASRGEPNMGIEEPVISFASPAFADSEEEAEKALALFGTCPVADKALVKVPYMPTDLPTWYDVAMSHYLSDHHYAVDNMWTSAPAEDLLPGIRTILDTLPPHPAHFLWLNWGPVPPRQDMAYSVEADIYLALYGSWNDATDPADAARYADWARSNMEAMSHLAVGIQLADENLGQRPARFATDDAMAKLDRLRAQYDPDGLFNSWMGRI, encoded by the coding sequence ATGAGCGCTCTACCGGCAGGCCGGCACCTGTTCCGCAGCGACGACGGGTACGAGTCGGCCCGCCGCGCCACGGTCTGGCATCAGCGGGTGCCAGACCGCTATCCGGAGGTGATTGTGCAGGCCGTCGACGCCGACGACATCGTCGCCGGGCTGCGCTATGCCAAAGCCAACGGCCTCAAGGTCAGCGTCGTTTCGGGTGGGCACAGCTTCGCGGCCAACCATCTGCGGGACGGGTCGGTGCTGCTCGACGTCAGTCGGCTCGACCACGCCACGATCGACGCCGAAAACAGCACCGCCGTCGCCGGTCCGGGCAAGGGCGGCAGCCTGCTCATGGCCGACCTGCAGGAGCAGGGCCTGTTTTTCCCGGGCGGCCACTGCAAGGGCGTCTGCCTCGGCGGGTATCTGTTGCAAGGCGGATACGGCTGGAACAGCCGGATCTACGGTCCGGCCGTCGAGAGTGTCATCGGCGTCGATGTCATCACCGCCGACGGGGAGCAACTCCACTGCGACGCAGACAACCACCCCGACCTCTACTGGGCCGCGCGGGGGGCGGGGCCCGGCTTTTTCGGTGTCGTCACGTCGTATCACCTGAAGCTGTATCCGCGCCCGGCGGTCTGCGGCACCAGCGTGTATCTCTACCCGTTCGATCTGGCCGACGAGGTGTTTACCTGGGCGCGCGCCGTGGGCGCCGAGGTCGACCCCCGGGTCGAGTTGCAGGCGGTGGCGTCCCGCGGTGAACCGAACATGGGCATCGAAGAACCCGTCATCTCGTTTGCGTCGCCCGCGTTCGCCGACTCCGAGGAGGAGGCCGAAAAGGCCCTGGCGCTGTTCGGCACCTGCCCGGTCGCCGACAAGGCGCTAGTGAAAGTGCCTTATATGCCAACCGATTTGCCTACCTGGTATGACGTCGCGATGAGCCACTACCTATCCGACCATCATTACGCGGTGGACAATATGTGGACGTCGGCGCCGGCCGAAGACCTGCTGCCGGGGATCCGAACCATCCTCGACACCTTGCCGCCGCATCCGGCGCACTTCCTCTGGCTGAACTGGGGCCCCGTCCCACCCCGCCAGGACATGGCCTACAGCGTCGAGGCCGACATCTACCTGGCGCTGTATGGCTCTTGGAATGACGCGACGGATCCCGCCGACGCCGCGCGCTATGCCGATTGGGCGCGGTCCAACATGGAGGCGATGTCGCACTTGGCCGTTGGCATTCAGCTTGCCGACGAAAACCTCGGTCAGCGCCCGGCGCGATTCGCCACCGACGACGCCATGGCCAAGCTCGACCGGTTGCGCGCCCAATACGACCCCGACGGGTTGTTCAACAGTTGGATGGGACGAATCTGA
- a CDS encoding DAPG hydrolase family protein, with protein MTGELYLGYRGDDANTPFGKFFKPEMAPLPKHVVEALQHGLQGGMALLAYEDAASVAEEGYQQTENGFGVLDDGSYQVSVLTDMPGVTPRMWSWWFGWHGCDTRRYKLWHPRAHLSAAWKDGKDDLSYIGRWSLISEYIGSSMLNGAIQFVAPAEMGCPPDSDDAVAICARLGASDAPVDVGWFIHHVRSTERGAEMRSRFWMGGSHIAVRKAPGVASRAVRPIAARVLGSPEVSARNLLVHCAQEMNHLAGFLPELYRAFGNE; from the coding sequence ATGACCGGCGAGCTGTACCTCGGCTACCGCGGCGACGACGCGAACACGCCGTTCGGCAAGTTCTTCAAGCCCGAAATGGCCCCGCTGCCAAAGCATGTCGTCGAGGCGCTGCAGCACGGCCTGCAAGGGGGGATGGCGCTGTTGGCCTACGAAGACGCGGCGTCCGTCGCCGAGGAGGGTTATCAGCAGACCGAGAACGGGTTTGGCGTCCTCGACGACGGCAGCTATCAGGTATCGGTGCTCACCGACATGCCCGGGGTCACCCCGCGGATGTGGTCATGGTGGTTCGGCTGGCACGGCTGCGACACGCGCCGCTACAAGTTGTGGCATCCGCGGGCGCACCTGTCCGCCGCGTGGAAGGACGGGAAGGACGATTTGAGCTACATCGGTCGATGGTCGCTGATTAGCGAGTACATCGGCTCCAGCATGCTCAACGGCGCAATCCAATTCGTCGCGCCCGCGGAGATGGGCTGTCCGCCCGACAGCGACGACGCCGTCGCGATCTGCGCGCGGCTGGGTGCCAGTGACGCGCCGGTCGACGTCGGCTGGTTCATCCACCATGTCCGCTCCACGGAACGGGGGGCGGAGATGCGGTCCCGGTTCTGGATGGGTGGATCGCACATCGCCGTGCGCAAGGCGCCGGGCGTGGCCTCGCGGGCGGTACGCCCTATCGCGGCGCGGGTGCTCGGCAGCCCGGAAGTCAGCGCCCGCAACCTGTTGGTGCACTGCGCGCAGGAGATGAACCACCTGGCCGGCTTCTTGCCGGAACTTTACCGGGCATTCGGCAACGAGTAG
- a CDS encoding DUF6941 family protein has product MKTSLLLADAAQADAQSGKVNALGLGWRQCQTPTPAFALVVFLDIDWDETNEQHRLKCQLLTTDGDPVTVPGPHGPQPMMFEAAAEAGRPPGAIHGTAVRMPLTLNIPPGIALEPGVYEWRVEVEGFEMATAVEPFTVLGPAPAGPGL; this is encoded by the coding sequence ATGAAGACCAGCCTGCTGCTCGCCGACGCGGCACAGGCCGATGCCCAATCCGGAAAGGTCAACGCGCTCGGCCTGGGGTGGCGGCAATGTCAAACGCCGACACCCGCTTTCGCCTTGGTGGTGTTCCTAGACATCGACTGGGATGAGACCAACGAACAACATCGGCTCAAATGCCAGCTGTTGACCACCGACGGCGATCCCGTGACGGTGCCCGGGCCACACGGACCCCAGCCGATGATGTTCGAAGCGGCCGCCGAGGCAGGCCGGCCGCCCGGCGCGATCCACGGCACCGCGGTGCGCATGCCGCTGACCCTGAACATCCCGCCCGGGATCGCGCTGGAGCCGGGGGTCTACGAGTGGCGCGTCGAGGTCGAGGGATTCGAGATGGCCACCGCGGTGGAGCCGTTCACCGTGCTCGGCCCCGCGCCAGCAGGACCCGGTCTGTGA
- a CDS encoding DUF4407 domain-containing protein, giving the protein MCAQKLIQSRSIASRIEGPLTWLGGGDWRQLGEHRERSNHAVAGAVVAFGAALAWLVASVAIGASTRVPMPAVVALTLVFGLMVGAVTRGTASGPRHGWPGTVGRAAVAVAVGVVVGELAALVLFSGPIEQRLDQRAFAHADSSPAVARVSASLQRSQAARLALDNAVQQARENQDKALVVARCEYHPTPACPQTRITGVPGAGPETRTANELLSDAQHELDDALAARDRQAPALDAEVARGEQALAAVRQQVVADAGRGLGPRWVALNELTSASGATLALRALTIALFALLYLLPLILRQWRGETTEDRHTTARADRERAELEADTAIAIKRAEVRRAAEIMWAEHQLTQARLAIEAQAEIDREQQRRRVVEALEPPMHADTARAVEAVGDDMYLPIAAEAEAAASRAAAELPASAGQRHDSPQNLPAPAQPGGAPSIPSIPDATAHLGKAAARWIRPLVPPLVGRVIDNTTQPLTKPLRTARQVFEDVEEIAFSFKRTRKITVNTESSDVGEQPQTAAAAPGDISRIESSRGEPHRTFQRPEQRHEPARLPEAPRNDLASLSAGRAERTTDRELAGRDGPRELRAPEGPRQLPPAD; this is encoded by the coding sequence ATGTGTGCCCAGAAATTGATCCAGTCACGCTCGATCGCATCCCGGATCGAGGGTCCGCTCACCTGGCTTGGTGGCGGCGACTGGCGCCAGCTCGGCGAACATCGGGAGCGGTCCAACCACGCGGTTGCCGGCGCCGTCGTGGCGTTCGGCGCCGCGCTGGCGTGGCTGGTGGCCAGCGTGGCCATCGGTGCGTCGACGCGCGTGCCGATGCCCGCCGTCGTCGCGCTTACCCTCGTCTTCGGTCTGATGGTCGGTGCGGTGACCCGCGGTACTGCCAGCGGGCCGCGCCACGGTTGGCCGGGCACGGTGGGCCGCGCGGCGGTCGCGGTCGCGGTCGGTGTCGTCGTCGGCGAACTGGCCGCGCTGGTGCTGTTTTCCGGCCCGATCGAGCAGCGGCTCGACCAACGGGCCTTCGCCCACGCCGATTCGTCGCCGGCGGTCGCCCGGGTGTCCGCGTCACTGCAGCGATCGCAGGCCGCACGTCTTGCCCTCGACAATGCCGTCCAGCAGGCCCGCGAGAACCAGGACAAAGCGTTGGTCGTCGCGCGGTGCGAATACCACCCGACGCCGGCGTGCCCACAGACCCGGATCACCGGCGTCCCGGGTGCCGGTCCCGAAACACGAACGGCGAACGAGCTTCTCAGCGATGCCCAGCATGAGCTGGACGATGCGTTGGCGGCGCGCGATCGTCAGGCACCCGCATTGGACGCCGAAGTCGCGCGCGGCGAACAGGCGCTGGCCGCGGTCCGCCAGCAGGTGGTGGCCGACGCCGGGCGCGGTTTGGGCCCCCGCTGGGTGGCGCTGAATGAGCTCACCTCCGCCAGCGGCGCCACGCTGGCCCTGCGGGCGCTCACGATCGCGTTGTTTGCGCTGCTCTACCTGCTGCCGTTGATCCTGCGGCAATGGCGCGGCGAGACAACCGAGGACCGCCACACGACCGCCCGCGCGGACCGCGAACGCGCCGAGCTCGAGGCCGACACGGCGATCGCGATCAAACGGGCCGAGGTTCGCCGCGCAGCCGAAATCATGTGGGCCGAGCACCAACTCACCCAGGCCCGGCTCGCCATCGAGGCCCAGGCCGAAATCGACCGCGAACAGCAGCGGCGCCGCGTCGTCGAAGCCCTCGAGCCGCCCATGCACGCGGATACCGCGCGTGCCGTCGAGGCGGTGGGGGACGACATGTACCTACCGATCGCCGCCGAGGCCGAGGCAGCGGCCAGCCGGGCCGCCGCCGAATTGCCGGCTTCGGCGGGGCAACGCCACGACAGCCCGCAGAACTTGCCGGCACCGGCGCAGCCAGGCGGCGCCCCGTCGATTCCGTCGATTCCGGACGCAACGGCGCACCTGGGCAAGGCGGCGGCCCGCTGGATTCGCCCGTTGGTGCCGCCGCTCGTTGGGCGCGTCATCGACAACACGACTCAGCCGCTGACCAAGCCGCTGCGTACCGCGCGGCAGGTGTTCGAAGACGTCGAGGAGATCGCGTTCTCGTTCAAGCGCACCCGCAAGATCACCGTCAACACCGAGAGCTCGGACGTCGGCGAACAACCGCAGACCGCCGCCGCGGCGCCCGGCGACATCAGCCGTATCGAATCGTCACGGGGCGAGCCGCACCGCACATTTCAGCGCCCCGAGCAGCGACACGAGCCGGCGCGGCTACCCGAAGCACCGCGCAACGACCTGGCGAGCCTGTCGGCGGGGCGGGCCGAGCGGACCACCGATCGCGAGCTCGCGGGACGCGATGGGCCACGCGAGCTGCGTGCGCCCGAGGGTCCGCGCCAATTGCCGCCCGCGGACTAG
- a CDS encoding type II toxin-antitoxin system Rv0910 family toxin: MARVDVSTSSDLDPGAAWKLASDLHRFDEWMTIFGGWRSEVPSTIEQGTRVSSCIKVKGFRSVVHWQVIHYDEPKSVELQGRAKGGIRISVALQVSPDDRGSVFHLTADLKGGVLSGPVGKLVARVLRSDVRTSVENLAALQ; the protein is encoded by the coding sequence ATGGCACGAGTAGATGTTTCGACGTCGTCGGATCTGGATCCGGGCGCCGCCTGGAAGCTGGCGTCCGACCTGCACCGGTTCGATGAATGGATGACGATTTTCGGCGGATGGCGGTCGGAGGTGCCGTCGACCATCGAGCAGGGCACCCGCGTCTCGTCGTGCATCAAGGTCAAGGGCTTCCGCAGCGTCGTCCACTGGCAGGTGATCCACTACGACGAGCCGAAATCCGTTGAGCTGCAAGGCCGGGCCAAGGGCGGGATTCGAATATCGGTCGCGCTGCAGGTCTCTCCGGACGATCGGGGATCGGTTTTTCACCTCACGGCCGATCTCAAGGGCGGCGTACTCAGCGGGCCGGTCGGCAAGCTCGTCGCCAGAGTCCTCCGCTCCGATGTGCGCACGTCGGTGGAAAACCTGGCCGCCCTGCAGTAG
- a CDS encoding molybdopterin-dependent oxidoreductase — protein sequence MGTPLATVPDYRNEIHTAEDAIDVETYGGGFDLTRRATAPRLRVGRDKWFNLLWLIPIGFALLVAGVAIGKGLHNMPAVQSFIQRHPGTDAHSGTSPGLPAWIGWTHFFNLFMMMFIIRTGIQILCDHPRLYFSRNATPGKDEWLRVGPPVPDDELWTANADTVALPPQFGLPGFRHSIGLARWWHLGVDVLWLLNGAVFYVLLFATGQWRHIVPTSWDVFPNAASVAIQYLSLDWPTDNGWVAYNGMQLLAYFTTVFIAAPAALITGLGMSPALSQRVHWLSKRLSIQHARSLHFLVLVYFLFFILVHVTLVFATSALRNLNHMFAARDDNSWMGFWIFAAAMAVTAVAWVWATPFTIRHPRVIQRVGYALVGPFQRVLEQLDPKPGAFTEDDISPHHWRNGRLPETVEYKELEQNDFRDWRLKVYGLVEHPMEFSLDDLKALPYHDQISQHFCIQAWSGVAKWGGVQMRTIMDIVKPLPEAKWVVFYSMGLGATGGIYYNAHHIGQMDHHMTMLAYNMNDQPLPYMHGRPLRLRNELQHGFKLVKWIKGIEFVADYSDIGSGYGGYSEDHKFFGRHQTL from the coding sequence GTGGGCACACCGCTGGCAACGGTGCCCGACTACCGCAACGAAATACATACCGCCGAAGACGCCATCGACGTCGAGACCTACGGGGGTGGATTCGACCTCACCCGGCGGGCCACCGCCCCCCGGCTTCGGGTGGGCCGCGACAAATGGTTCAACCTGTTATGGCTGATTCCGATCGGCTTCGCCCTGTTGGTCGCGGGCGTCGCGATCGGCAAAGGGTTGCACAATATGCCGGCGGTGCAGTCGTTCATCCAACGGCACCCCGGTACCGATGCCCACTCCGGCACCAGTCCGGGCCTGCCCGCGTGGATCGGGTGGACCCACTTTTTCAACCTGTTCATGATGATGTTCATCATCAGGACGGGCATCCAGATTCTCTGTGATCATCCCCGGCTTTACTTCAGTCGCAACGCCACCCCCGGTAAGGACGAGTGGCTGCGGGTCGGGCCGCCGGTACCGGATGACGAGCTATGGACCGCCAACGCCGACACCGTTGCGCTGCCACCGCAATTCGGGCTGCCCGGCTTCCGGCATTCGATCGGGCTGGCCCGCTGGTGGCATCTCGGCGTCGACGTGCTCTGGCTGCTCAACGGCGCGGTCTTTTATGTGCTGTTGTTCGCCACCGGGCAGTGGCGTCACATCGTGCCGACGAGTTGGGATGTCTTCCCCAACGCGGCATCGGTGGCGATTCAGTACCTGTCGCTGGACTGGCCCACCGACAACGGATGGGTCGCCTACAACGGCATGCAGTTGCTCGCGTACTTCACCACGGTCTTCATCGCGGCCCCGGCGGCGCTGATCACCGGCCTGGGGATGTCGCCGGCGCTATCTCAGCGTGTGCACTGGCTGAGCAAGCGGTTGAGCATTCAGCATGCGCGGTCGCTGCATTTCCTTGTGCTGGTGTACTTCTTATTCTTCATCCTCGTCCACGTCACCCTGGTGTTCGCGACCAGTGCGCTGCGCAATCTCAATCACATGTTCGCGGCCCGCGACGACAACAGCTGGATGGGATTCTGGATCTTCGCGGCCGCGATGGCGGTGACCGCGGTCGCGTGGGTGTGGGCCACCCCGTTCACCATTCGTCATCCCCGCGTCATTCAGCGTGTCGGCTATGCGCTGGTGGGCCCGTTCCAACGCGTGCTCGAACAGCTGGACCCCAAGCCCGGCGCCTTCACCGAGGATGACATTTCGCCGCACCACTGGCGCAACGGCCGTTTGCCGGAAACCGTCGAGTATAAAGAGTTGGAGCAGAACGACTTTCGTGATTGGCGGCTGAAGGTCTACGGCCTCGTCGAGCACCCGATGGAGTTCTCGCTCGACGACCTCAAGGCGCTGCCCTACCACGACCAGATCAGTCAGCACTTCTGCATCCAGGCCTGGTCGGGTGTGGCGAAGTGGGGCGGAGTGCAGATGCGGACGATCATGGACATCGTCAAGCCGCTGCCCGAGGCCAAATGGGTGGTGTTCTACTCGATGGGCCTGGGCGCTACCGGCGGCATCTATTACAACGCCCATCACATCGGCCAGATGGACCACCACATGACGATGCTGGCCTACAACATGAACGACCAGCCGCTCCCCTACATGCACGGCAGGCCGCTGCGGTTGCGCAACGAGTTGCAGCATGGATTCAAACTGGTGAAGTGGATCAAGGGGATCGAGTTCGTCGCCGACTACTCCGACATCGGTAGCGGCTACGGCGGCTACAGCGAGGACCACAAGTTCTTCGGGCGCCACCAGACACTGTAG
- a CDS encoding nuclear transport factor 2 family protein — MTDRATLSDLVHRYAANVDDRQFDAVAELFTATAELTVPEPPGELRPVHSHRGRAAIAAAVAAVAQTERTQHAIVGEVYSECSEPGTARGRIACSAHHFDRRADELIDVVWHLRYDDEYALTETGWRISRRDLTILAIEVRPVRRVLPRDPGSG; from the coding sequence GTGACGGACCGCGCGACGCTTAGCGATTTGGTGCACCGCTACGCGGCCAATGTCGACGACCGCCAATTCGATGCTGTCGCAGAGCTTTTCACTGCTACCGCCGAGTTGACGGTGCCCGAGCCGCCGGGCGAGCTGCGGCCGGTCCACTCGCACCGGGGGCGGGCCGCCATCGCCGCGGCCGTTGCCGCGGTCGCCCAGACCGAGCGCACCCAGCACGCGATCGTCGGTGAGGTCTACAGCGAGTGCTCGGAACCCGGCACCGCGCGCGGACGCATCGCGTGCAGCGCGCATCACTTCGACCGGCGCGCGGACGAGCTCATCGATGTGGTGTGGCACCTGCGCTACGACGACGAGTATGCGTTGACCGAGACCGGTTGGCGGATCAGTCGCCGGGACCTGACGATCCTCGCGATCGAAGTCCGGCCCGTGCGTCGAGTTCTGCCACGCGATCCGGGTAGCGGTTAG
- the malQ gene encoding 4-alpha-glucanotransferase, giving the protein MTELAPSLVELARRFGIATAYADWTGRQVQVAEPTLVGVLASFGVAAGTEQDRNAALTAHSRSYWARHIPATIVARTGAPTRFWVHVTHGAPADVWLELEDGTVRGEVPQVDNFTPPFDLDGRWIGEASFVLPGDLPLGYHRVHLGSGDFHTSAALIVTPDWLGLPEQLGARRAWGLAAQLYSVRSRQSWGVGDLTDLTDLAVWSASRHGADYLLVNPLHAAAPTAPMEPSPYLPTSRRFFNPLYLRVESVPEFAELTKRGRVRRLRSDVQHRARRRDAIDRDSAWAAKREALKLLHDAPRSAGRELAYEAFCKREGRALDDFATWCALAEKYGDDWHAWPDYLQHPDEVGVGRFAQKYSDAVDFHRWLQWQLDEQLASAQSQAVRAGMALGIMHDLAVGVHPNGADAWALQDALALGVTAGAPPDEFNQLGQDWSQPPWRPDRLEEQEYRPFRALIGAVLRHAGGVRIDHIIGLFRLWWIPEGALPTQGTYVRYDHEAMVGIVALEAHRAGALVVGEDLGTVEPWVRDYLLLRGVLGTSILWFELDRDGTGGPLPAERWREYCLSSVTTHDLPPTAGYLAADHVRLRESLGLLTRPVETELESDRAELAAWIAELRRVGLLSDSEGPDVDPEQVILALYRYLGRTPSRLLGVALTDAVGDRRTQNQPGTTDEYPNWRVPLTGPDGAAVLLEDVFTDRRAAALADAVNAEVAPPTG; this is encoded by the coding sequence ATGACTGAGCTTGCGCCCTCGCTGGTCGAACTGGCCCGGCGATTCGGTATCGCCACGGCGTATGCGGACTGGACCGGCCGCCAGGTGCAGGTCGCCGAGCCGACGCTGGTGGGCGTGCTTGCCTCGTTCGGCGTCGCCGCCGGCACGGAGCAGGACCGCAACGCGGCCCTGACGGCGCATTCGCGGTCCTACTGGGCGCGCCACATACCGGCCACGATCGTCGCGCGCACCGGCGCGCCCACCCGGTTCTGGGTGCACGTGACCCACGGGGCCCCCGCCGATGTCTGGCTGGAGCTCGAGGACGGCACCGTGCGGGGCGAAGTGCCGCAGGTCGATAACTTCACCCCGCCGTTTGACCTGGACGGGCGCTGGATCGGCGAGGCCAGTTTCGTGCTGCCCGGCGACCTGCCGCTGGGTTATCACCGCGTACATCTCGGCTCTGGTGACTTCCACACCAGCGCCGCGTTGATCGTCACGCCGGATTGGCTCGGGCTGCCCGAGCAGCTCGGCGCCCGCCGCGCGTGGGGTTTGGCCGCTCAGCTCTACAGCGTGCGGTCGCGGCAGTCGTGGGGCGTCGGCGACCTCACCGATCTGACCGACCTCGCGGTGTGGTCGGCGTCTCGGCACGGTGCCGACTATCTGCTGGTCAATCCGCTGCACGCGGCCGCGCCCACCGCCCCGATGGAGCCATCCCCGTACCTACCGACGTCGCGACGGTTCTTCAACCCGCTGTACCTACGTGTCGAGTCCGTCCCGGAATTCGCCGAGCTGACCAAGCGCGGCCGGGTGCGGCGGCTGCGATCCGACGTGCAGCATCGAGCCCGGCGGCGCGACGCCATCGACCGGGACAGCGCCTGGGCGGCCAAGCGGGAGGCGCTCAAGCTGTTGCACGACGCACCGCGATCGGCCGGCCGCGAGCTGGCCTACGAAGCCTTCTGCAAGCGGGAGGGGCGCGCGCTCGACGACTTCGCGACCTGGTGCGCGCTGGCCGAGAAATACGGCGACGACTGGCATGCCTGGCCGGATTATTTGCAGCACCCCGATGAGGTCGGCGTCGGCCGATTTGCCCAAAAGTATTCGGACGCTGTCGATTTCCATCGCTGGCTGCAATGGCAACTGGACGAGCAGCTCGCCTCGGCGCAATCGCAGGCGGTGCGCGCTGGGATGGCGTTGGGGATCATGCACGACCTCGCCGTCGGTGTGCATCCGAACGGGGCCGACGCCTGGGCGCTGCAGGACGCGCTGGCGTTAGGTGTGACCGCGGGTGCGCCGCCCGACGAGTTCAATCAGCTCGGCCAGGACTGGTCACAGCCACCGTGGCGGCCGGACCGGCTGGAAGAACAGGAATACCGGCCGTTTCGCGCACTGATCGGGGCCGTGCTGCGCCATGCCGGCGGCGTACGCATCGACCACATCATCGGGTTGTTCCGGCTGTGGTGGATTCCCGAAGGCGCACTCCCGACCCAGGGCACCTACGTCCGCTACGACCACGAGGCGATGGTCGGCATCGTCGCCCTGGAAGCGCACCGGGCCGGCGCGCTCGTCGTCGGCGAGGACCTGGGCACGGTCGAACCATGGGTTCGCGACTACTTACTACTGCGCGGCGTGCTGGGGACCTCGATCCTGTGGTTCGAGCTGGACCGAGACGGAACCGGTGGTCCGCTTCCCGCCGAGCGGTGGCGGGAGTACTGCCTGTCGTCGGTCACCACCCACGATCTGCCGCCCACCGCAGGGTACCTGGCCGCCGACCACGTGCGGCTGCGCGAATCCCTCGGCCTGCTGACCCGGCCGGTCGAGACCGAACTCGAGTCCGACCGGGCCGAACTGGCGGCCTGGATCGCCGAGTTGCGACGGGTCGGGTTGCTCTCCGATTCGGAAGGGCCCGACGTCGACCCGGAACAGGTGATCCTGGCCCTGTACCGGTATTTGGGCCGAACGCCGTCGCGGCTGTTGGGGGTGGCGCTCACCGACGCGGTCGGCGATCGGCGAACCCAAAACCAGCCCGGCACCACCGACGAATATCCCAACTGGCGGGTCCCGCTGACCGGTCCCGACGGCGCGGCGGTGCTGCTCGAAGACGTGTTCACCGACCGGCGGGCCGCCGCGCTGGCCGACGCGGTGAATGCCGAGGTCGCCCCGCCGACGGGGTAG